The proteins below come from a single Edaphobacter acidisoli genomic window:
- a CDS encoding DoxX family protein, with protein MSKTLDNLQPWGALALRIVLGVAMIYHGYGKVVPGNLHGNVSAPIEHFSGFVASLGMPRWLGYVSALTEFVGGILILLGLLTRFAAFLITINMAFAIALVARHHGYAGSEYPLALLAIALMLLFYGAGTLALDRKIGFS; from the coding sequence ATGTCCAAGACACTCGACAACCTGCAACCCTGGGGCGCTCTCGCGCTCCGCATCGTGCTCGGCGTTGCCATGATCTACCACGGATACGGCAAAGTCGTTCCCGGCAACCTGCACGGCAACGTATCCGCGCCCATCGAGCACTTCAGCGGCTTTGTCGCCTCTCTTGGAATGCCCCGCTGGCTCGGCTACGTCTCGGCCCTGACGGAGTTCGTGGGCGGCATCCTGATTCTGCTAGGCCTTCTGACCCGCTTTGCCGCGTTCCTCATCACCATCAACATGGCCTTCGCCATTGCCCTGGTTGCACGGCATCACGGCTACGCTGGCTCCGAATACCCACTGGCTCTGCTGGCGATTGCCCTCATGCTGCTCTTCTACGGCGCGGGCACACTCGCACTCGACCGGAAGATCGGCTTCTCCTGA
- a CDS encoding DUF1800 domain-containing protein, which translates to MKFACISARVLEPVRAAVVGLLCVLMAVPPVFAAPPAMRKVQVKHGQIQGQERVLHVLNRFTFGPRPGDVAAVERMGVRQWFEQQLNPDSIDDSSLNARLALYPAMNMPQQELMQRYPTPEMLRQIIRRDLPLPENPTEHTIYADQIAFMKLRQEKQAEKKQAAANTAADPAAANMAADPAAGNMVNMKSALPGDKADPSTPSMQAHEDELYAGLDAVRIVNLPPDQRFQRIMAMTPEDLISFRQNLNRNELNAADQGLGPQQKEILESLEGSERMVNEEVLSTRMLRDIYSERQLQAVMTDFWLNHFNVYLHKNQNEPYLLPAYERDTIRPHALGKFEDLLVAVAQSPAMMIYLDNWQSIGPHSLAAENAGKAAARAKNPQVKQALKDRGLNENYGRELMELHTLGVQCEVSKDRPVKDLDKACGKGYTQQDVIEVAKVLTGWGVDRPFMGAEFRFNDRQHEPGTKTVMGVKIKENGQGEGFELLHMLANSPATAKFISTKLAIRFVSDTPPPALINRMTEAYMKSGGDISDVLRAMFNAPEFWSPEVYRAKVKTPEEFVISAVRASGADVTNPLPLAQTLNRLGMPFYGMQTPNGYDWKADPWVNTGDLVDRMNFALVLTSDRLPGVTTNWTHLLGEANAGVEPAALAEDNPDALIAAKEKKLEAMLLGQPASDKTRATVLAQYENEDAQRQAVQAFAIRPGRPDVMAGVLNAGAPRPQVRPPLDRQAAGMAGLLIGSPEFQRR; encoded by the coding sequence ATGAAATTTGCCTGCATCTCTGCCAGAGTTTTGGAACCAGTGCGGGCCGCAGTGGTTGGGTTGCTCTGCGTCCTGATGGCGGTGCCGCCGGTGTTTGCCGCTCCCCCTGCCATGCGTAAGGTGCAGGTGAAACATGGCCAGATTCAGGGCCAGGAGCGCGTGCTGCATGTGTTGAACCGCTTTACGTTTGGGCCGCGTCCTGGAGATGTTGCTGCCGTCGAGCGGATGGGTGTCAGGCAGTGGTTTGAGCAGCAACTGAATCCTGACAGTATCGACGACTCGTCGCTCAATGCCCGTCTTGCGTTGTATCCCGCGATGAATATGCCGCAGCAGGAGCTGATGCAGCGCTACCCGACGCCGGAGATGCTGCGCCAGATTATCCGGCGCGATCTGCCGCTTCCTGAGAATCCAACCGAGCACACGATCTATGCGGACCAGATTGCTTTTATGAAGCTTCGCCAGGAGAAGCAGGCGGAGAAGAAGCAGGCCGCTGCTAACACGGCCGCTGATCCCGCTGCTGCGAACATGGCTGCGGACCCTGCGGCGGGAAACATGGTCAACATGAAGAGCGCTTTGCCGGGAGACAAGGCTGATCCGTCGACGCCTTCGATGCAGGCTCATGAGGATGAGCTCTACGCTGGCCTGGATGCTGTGCGCATTGTGAACCTGCCACCGGACCAGCGATTCCAGCGCATTATGGCCATGACACCGGAGGATCTGATCTCGTTTCGTCAGAATCTGAATCGGAATGAACTGAATGCGGCAGATCAAGGGCTGGGTCCGCAGCAGAAGGAGATTCTGGAGTCGCTTGAAGGCTCCGAGCGCATGGTGAACGAAGAGGTCCTTTCGACGCGAATGCTCCGCGATATCTATAGCGAGCGTCAGTTGCAGGCTGTGATGACGGACTTCTGGCTGAATCACTTCAATGTCTACCTTCACAAGAACCAGAATGAGCCGTATCTGCTGCCGGCGTATGAGCGGGATACGATTCGGCCGCATGCGCTGGGCAAGTTTGAGGACTTGCTGGTTGCCGTTGCGCAGAGTCCGGCGATGATGATCTATCTGGATAACTGGCAGAGCATTGGGCCGCACTCGCTTGCGGCTGAGAATGCTGGAAAGGCCGCCGCCCGCGCGAAGAATCCGCAGGTGAAGCAGGCGCTTAAAGATCGTGGGTTGAATGAGAACTATGGGCGCGAGCTGATGGAGCTGCACACGCTTGGTGTGCAGTGCGAGGTGAGCAAAGACCGCCCGGTGAAAGATCTAGACAAGGCGTGCGGCAAGGGGTACACGCAGCAGGACGTGATTGAAGTGGCAAAGGTGCTGACCGGCTGGGGCGTTGACCGGCCGTTTATGGGAGCGGAGTTCCGCTTCAACGATCGCCAGCATGAGCCGGGCACGAAGACGGTGATGGGCGTGAAGATCAAGGAGAACGGGCAGGGCGAAGGGTTCGAGCTGCTGCACATGCTTGCCAATAGCCCCGCGACCGCGAAGTTCATCTCGACCAAGCTTGCTATTCGGTTCGTGAGCGATACACCTCCGCCTGCGCTGATTAACCGCATGACTGAGGCTTATATGAAGAGCGGCGGCGACATCAGCGATGTGTTGCGCGCGATGTTCAATGCGCCTGAGTTCTGGTCTCCGGAGGTTTACCGGGCGAAGGTGAAGACTCCTGAAGAATTTGTCATCTCGGCTGTGCGGGCGAGTGGAGCGGATGTGACGAACCCGTTGCCACTGGCCCAGACGCTCAACCGGCTGGGGATGCCGTTCTATGGGATGCAGACGCCGAACGGTTATGACTGGAAGGCCGATCCGTGGGTGAACACCGGCGATCTGGTGGACAGGATGAACTTCGCGCTGGTGCTGACCAGTGATCGTTTGCCGGGTGTAACGACAAACTGGACGCATTTGCTGGGTGAAGCGAATGCCGGTGTCGAGCCCGCAGCGCTTGCTGAGGATAATCCTGACGCTCTGATTGCGGCCAAAGAGAAGAAGCTGGAGGCGATGCTGCTGGGCCAGCCAGCCAGCGATAAGACGCGCGCTACGGTGCTGGCACAGTACGAGAATGAGGACGCACAGCGGCAGGCCGTGCAGGCGTTCGCGATTCGTCCGGGGCGGCCGGATGTGATGGCTGGAGTGCTGAATGCGGGTGCGCCGCGCCCGCAGGTACGGCCTCCGCTGGACCGCCAGGCGGCGGGAATGGCGGGGTTGCTGATCGGCTCGCCGGAGTTCCAACGCCGGTAA
- the carA gene encoding glutamine-hydrolyzing carbamoyl-phosphate synthase small subunit has product MQAILALEDGRTFRGKSFGARAQCSGEVVFNTSLTGYQEIFTDPSYAGQIVVLTNPHIGNYGTTPSDAESRRPFIEGLVTREFSTLSSNWRSTQVADEYLERYGVPVISDVDTRAVVRHLRSNGVMRGVIASGENLDAEALVAKARAIRKMEGTDLASVVTTKEIYEWDDAEPKNQSGDALLKATANADAKKMHVVAYDFGIKENILRMLTRENCRVTVVPAMTPAKDVLALNPDGVFFSNGPGDPEPLEYAQENIRQLQGKAPMFGICLGHQLFGIALGGKTYKLKFGHHGGNHPIMNHRTGQVEITAQNHNFAVDPASLDEATVEKTHTNLNDHTLAGLRHKKDPMFSVQYHPEASPGPHDSHYLFRDFRKMMEDFKK; this is encoded by the coding sequence ATGCAGGCAATTCTGGCGCTTGAGGATGGGCGCACTTTTCGCGGCAAGAGTTTTGGCGCACGGGCGCAGTGCTCTGGCGAGGTGGTCTTCAATACATCGCTGACCGGCTATCAGGAGATCTTTACCGATCCCTCTTATGCGGGACAGATCGTCGTTCTGACAAATCCACACATCGGCAACTACGGGACGACTCCCAGTGATGCCGAGTCGCGCCGGCCATTCATTGAAGGCCTGGTGACGCGCGAGTTTTCGACGCTCAGCTCGAACTGGCGCTCGACGCAGGTTGCGGATGAGTATCTGGAGCGCTATGGTGTGCCGGTGATTTCGGACGTGGATACGCGCGCGGTTGTGCGGCATCTGCGGTCGAATGGCGTGATGCGTGGTGTGATTGCTTCGGGCGAGAATCTTGACGCAGAGGCGCTTGTCGCGAAGGCGCGGGCGATTCGCAAGATGGAAGGCACTGATCTTGCCAGCGTTGTAACGACGAAAGAGATCTACGAGTGGGACGATGCGGAGCCGAAGAATCAGTCTGGCGATGCGCTGCTGAAGGCCACGGCAAATGCAGATGCGAAGAAGATGCATGTCGTCGCGTATGACTTCGGCATCAAGGAGAACATTCTGCGGATGCTGACGCGCGAGAACTGCCGCGTAACGGTGGTTCCGGCGATGACTCCAGCGAAGGATGTGCTGGCGCTGAATCCAGATGGCGTGTTTTTCTCGAATGGCCCGGGTGATCCGGAGCCGCTGGAGTATGCGCAGGAGAATATTCGCCAGTTGCAGGGCAAGGCGCCGATGTTCGGTATCTGCCTGGGGCATCAGCTCTTTGGAATTGCTCTGGGCGGCAAGACGTACAAGCTGAAGTTTGGCCATCATGGCGGCAATCATCCGATCATGAACCACCGCACGGGCCAGGTGGAGATTACTGCGCAAAACCATAATTTCGCGGTCGATCCCGCGTCGCTTGATGAGGCGACGGTCGAAAAGACGCACACGAACCTGAATGACCACACGCTGGCTGGTTTGCGGCATAAGAAAGACCCGATGTTCAGCGTGCAGTACCACCCGGAGGCCAGCCCAGGGCCGCACGACTCGCATTATCTCTTCCGGGACTTTCGGAAGATGATGGAAGATTTCAAAAAATAG
- a CDS encoding alpha/beta hydrolase: MASRPQKQKKPRPQQPQPQQQHEVVDPIWLLKAIGLTIIAAAICAWITFCLLFYQGQWQLVLHPKRTTSAPQSIGGAPYDLVHFGTDSSAEPQLTGWWIPAPANARYSRSTILFLPTGDGSLADSIPTLATLHSLGINIFAFDYRGYGQSAPTHPNQQNMSHDAETAWLYLTTSRHILASDIIPYGTGIGASLAVQLAAAHGAIPGIVLDTPSGDLLDVALRDPRTHLVPAHMLFHERFPLAAPLSTLKTPKLLLWQTGNEPAAIRSASDPKITVELGQQHEEQYTQALTRFLDNM, encoded by the coding sequence ATGGCAAGCCGCCCCCAGAAGCAGAAGAAGCCCCGTCCGCAACAACCCCAGCCTCAACAACAGCACGAAGTCGTCGACCCGATCTGGCTGCTCAAGGCAATCGGCCTCACCATCATCGCCGCAGCCATCTGTGCATGGATCACCTTCTGCCTGCTCTTCTATCAAGGGCAGTGGCAACTCGTTCTGCATCCAAAGCGCACCACCTCCGCACCGCAGTCGATCGGCGGAGCGCCCTACGACCTCGTGCACTTCGGAACCGACTCGTCCGCCGAGCCACAGCTCACAGGCTGGTGGATTCCCGCACCGGCAAACGCCCGCTATTCACGCAGCACAATCCTCTTCCTGCCCACAGGCGACGGCTCGCTGGCCGACTCCATCCCCACACTCGCCACGCTGCACAGCCTGGGCATCAACATCTTCGCCTTCGACTATCGCGGCTATGGCCAAAGCGCACCCACCCATCCCAACCAGCAGAACATGTCCCACGACGCCGAGACAGCATGGCTCTACCTAACGACCTCGCGCCACATTCTCGCGTCCGACATCATCCCCTACGGCACCGGCATCGGTGCATCGCTGGCCGTGCAACTGGCGGCAGCTCACGGCGCAATCCCAGGCATTGTCCTCGATACACCCAGCGGCGACCTGCTCGATGTGGCGCTCCGTGACCCGCGCACCCATCTGGTCCCAGCCCACATGCTCTTTCACGAGCGGTTCCCTCTGGCCGCGCCTTTGAGCACCCTGAAAACCCCAAAGCTCCTCCTCTGGCAGACAGGCAATGAGCCGGCAGCCATCCGCTCAGCCTCCGACCCCAAAATCACAGTCGAGCTTGGCCAGCAACACGAAGAACAGTACACGCAAGCCCTCACCCGCTTCCTCGACAATATGTAG
- a CDS encoding sodium-translocating pyrophosphatase — translation MGFAGRLAVLIGAQVPVTGYAGGDDGGIWLWMALIVGVLALVAAFMLIRAVNKADTGTPEMRVISDAIREGAEAFLRRQYKTIGIIALLLAVALFVGYSVSARTAPIALKVVISFLVGAICSGIAGYTGMYCSIRANIRTASAARSSLNGALQMALRGGAVTGLVVVALSLIGVGTLFLFFGGLQHPQTVPYQLVGFGFGASLVALFAQLGGGIYTKAADVGADLVGKVEAGIPEDDPRNPAVIADLVGDNVGDCAGRGADIFESTAAENVGAMILGAALYPVFGVKGILFPLVMLAVNLIASLVGVFVVRTTETEDPMHAMNRGFYVTSGLALIGFAAAVYGMLNGPLVHPGWLFGCGIVGLVTSFLFVWITEYYTESRYEPVRSIAHASLTGPATNIISGLAVGMETPAMPVIAISAALLLSYYFGVQGLHDVVGISDYAKGIYGTALATIGMLSCAAYILAMDTFGPITDNAGGIIEMSNQADAIRARTDKLDSAGNTTKALTKGYAVGSASLAAFLLFSAYLEEVRAIVAHKVNLAGGYMPPGWNFTNVNLAQVPVFVGAMLGAMLVFLFSSMAIKAVGRSAQKVVQDVRDQFRENPGIMAGTSKPDYGRCVHIVTGAALKEMVLPGALVVCLPVAVGLIFRNFSSTYQTASTTYAAGTILPVPAIAGVPVNLAGAESVAGLLMVGTIAGVLMAMLMNNGGGAWDNAKKYVESGQHGGKKSEAHKASVVGDTVGDPFKDTAGPSLHVLIKLLATITLVLAPLFV, via the coding sequence ATGGGTTTTGCAGGACGTCTGGCTGTACTGATTGGGGCGCAGGTTCCAGTGACAGGATATGCAGGTGGGGATGATGGCGGGATTTGGCTTTGGATGGCGCTGATTGTAGGAGTGCTGGCCCTGGTCGCGGCTTTTATGCTGATCCGTGCGGTGAATAAGGCAGATACCGGGACACCGGAGATGCGGGTGATCTCGGACGCTATCCGCGAGGGCGCCGAGGCGTTTCTGCGGCGGCAGTACAAGACGATTGGGATTATTGCGTTGCTGCTTGCAGTGGCGTTGTTTGTGGGGTATTCGGTCTCGGCGCGCACGGCTCCGATTGCGTTGAAGGTGGTCATCAGCTTTCTGGTTGGGGCGATCTGCTCCGGCATTGCTGGATACACCGGGATGTACTGCTCGATTCGGGCGAATATTCGGACGGCTTCGGCGGCGCGGAGCAGTTTGAACGGCGCGCTGCAGATGGCGTTGCGCGGCGGTGCGGTGACGGGTCTGGTGGTGGTGGCGCTTTCGCTGATTGGTGTCGGCACACTGTTCCTTTTCTTTGGCGGGCTTCAGCATCCGCAGACGGTGCCGTATCAGCTTGTGGGTTTCGGATTTGGTGCGTCGCTGGTGGCGCTGTTTGCTCAGCTTGGCGGCGGCATCTACACGAAGGCGGCTGATGTGGGCGCGGACCTGGTGGGCAAGGTTGAGGCCGGCATCCCTGAGGACGATCCTCGCAACCCGGCTGTGATTGCCGATCTGGTGGGCGACAATGTGGGCGACTGCGCGGGTCGTGGCGCGGACATCTTTGAGTCGACTGCGGCGGAGAATGTCGGCGCGATGATTCTTGGGGCGGCGCTTTATCCGGTCTTCGGGGTGAAGGGGATTCTGTTTCCGCTGGTGATGCTGGCGGTGAACCTGATTGCCAGCCTGGTGGGGGTCTTTGTGGTGAGGACTACGGAGACCGAAGACCCGATGCATGCGATGAATCGCGGGTTTTATGTCACGTCGGGGCTTGCGCTGATTGGCTTTGCCGCTGCGGTGTATGGCATGTTGAATGGGCCGCTGGTGCATCCGGGCTGGCTGTTTGGCTGCGGCATTGTTGGTCTGGTGACTTCGTTTCTGTTTGTGTGGATCACCGAGTACTACACGGAGTCGCGTTATGAGCCGGTGCGCTCGATTGCGCATGCTTCGCTGACGGGGCCAGCGACGAACATCATCAGCGGCCTTGCTGTGGGCATGGAGACGCCGGCGATGCCGGTGATTGCTATCTCTGCGGCGCTGCTGCTGAGCTACTACTTTGGCGTGCAGGGACTGCATGATGTTGTGGGCATCTCCGACTACGCGAAGGGCATCTACGGGACGGCACTCGCCACCATCGGAATGCTCAGTTGTGCGGCGTACATTCTGGCGATGGATACGTTCGGGCCGATTACGGACAATGCGGGCGGCATCATCGAGATGTCGAACCAGGCGGACGCGATCCGTGCGCGGACGGACAAACTGGATTCGGCAGGCAATACGACCAAGGCTCTGACGAAGGGCTATGCAGTGGGTTCGGCGTCGCTGGCGGCGTTCCTGCTGTTCTCGGCTTATCTCGAAGAGGTTCGGGCGATCGTTGCGCACAAGGTGAATCTGGCGGGCGGGTATATGCCTCCGGGCTGGAACTTCACGAACGTCAACCTGGCGCAGGTGCCGGTGTTTGTTGGTGCGATGCTGGGCGCGATGCTGGTGTTTCTCTTCAGCTCGATGGCGATCAAGGCGGTTGGGCGCTCGGCACAGAAGGTGGTGCAGGATGTGCGTGACCAGTTCCGCGAGAACCCGGGCATTATGGCGGGTACATCGAAGCCCGACTATGGCCGCTGCGTGCATATTGTGACGGGCGCGGCGCTCAAGGAGATGGTGCTGCCGGGTGCGTTGGTGGTTTGTTTGCCGGTCGCGGTTGGACTCATCTTCCGCAACTTCAGCTCTACCTATCAGACGGCTTCGACGACGTATGCTGCGGGCACGATTCTGCCGGTGCCTGCGATTGCCGGTGTTCCGGTGAACCTTGCCGGCGCTGAGTCGGTGGCTGGTCTGCTGATGGTCGGCACGATTGCCGGGGTGCTGATGGCGATGCTGATGAACAATGGCGGCGGCGCGTGGGACAATGCGAAGAAATACGTCGAGTCGGGCCAGCACGGCGGCAAGAAGTCTGAGGCGCATAAGGCTTCGGTTGTAGGCGATACGGTTGGCGATCCGTTCAAGGACACGGCCGGGCCAAGTCTGCACGTACTGATCAAACTGCTGGCGACGATTACGCTTGTGCTGGCTCCGCTGTTTGTGTGA
- a CDS encoding DUF1501 domain-containing protein, protein MADRQGITRRGFMKGGALALVGTSTIPAFLTRSVMAEMTTAAATHKKLVVIFQRGAVDGLNMVVPYQESNYYKMRPTIAIQKQEVLDLDGFFGLHPAMSAIKPLYDQGHLAIIHAAGSPDTTRSHFDAQDYMESGTPGVKSTTDGWLNRALQAEILRTKPTAFRAVAMGAEIPRTLEGRVKAIALNNLADFSVGGRGAQAAPISNAFQAMYDESTDSILHGTGEETFDAIKMLKAANPAQYKPAAGVVYPGSEFGNSLKQVAQLMKANLGVEAAFSDIGGWDTHQNQGNANGQLANRLKDFSDSIAAFWQDMGDEAQNVTLVTMSEFGRTARQNGTGGTDHGHANAMFVLGGPVKGGKVYGKWPGLADHQLNEGRDLTVTTDFRKVLAEAAFRTLGSRNLEVVFPGYEIRPQEFVNFI, encoded by the coding sequence ATGGCGGACCGGCAGGGGATTACGCGGCGCGGATTTATGAAGGGCGGCGCCCTGGCGCTGGTGGGCACCTCGACGATTCCGGCTTTTCTGACCCGCAGCGTGATGGCGGAGATGACTACCGCTGCTGCCACGCATAAGAAACTGGTTGTGATCTTTCAGCGCGGCGCGGTGGATGGGTTGAACATGGTTGTTCCTTATCAGGAGAGCAATTACTACAAGATGCGCCCTACCATCGCTATTCAGAAGCAGGAGGTGCTGGACCTCGATGGCTTCTTTGGGTTGCACCCTGCGATGAGCGCGATTAAGCCGCTGTACGACCAGGGACATCTTGCGATCATTCACGCTGCCGGTTCGCCCGACACGACGCGCTCACACTTCGACGCGCAGGACTATATGGAGAGCGGTACGCCGGGCGTGAAGTCGACCACCGATGGATGGCTGAACCGGGCTTTGCAGGCCGAGATTCTGCGCACGAAGCCTACGGCGTTTCGCGCTGTGGCGATGGGTGCAGAGATTCCGCGCACGCTGGAGGGGCGCGTCAAGGCGATTGCGCTGAATAATCTGGCGGACTTTTCAGTGGGTGGACGCGGAGCCCAGGCTGCGCCTATCAGCAATGCGTTTCAGGCGATGTATGACGAGAGCACAGACTCGATCCTACATGGGACGGGTGAGGAGACCTTCGATGCGATCAAGATGTTGAAGGCTGCCAACCCTGCGCAGTACAAGCCTGCAGCCGGCGTGGTTTATCCCGGCTCGGAGTTTGGCAACAGCCTGAAGCAGGTGGCGCAGCTGATGAAGGCCAACCTGGGCGTCGAGGCGGCGTTTTCTGATATCGGTGGATGGGACACGCATCAGAATCAGGGCAATGCTAATGGTCAGCTCGCTAACCGGCTCAAGGATTTTTCTGACTCCATCGCCGCTTTCTGGCAGGACATGGGCGATGAGGCGCAGAACGTCACGCTGGTGACGATGTCTGAGTTTGGCCGCACGGCGCGGCAGAACGGGACTGGTGGCACGGACCACGGCCATGCGAATGCCATGTTCGTCCTGGGAGGGCCGGTGAAGGGCGGCAAGGTCTATGGCAAGTGGCCGGGGCTTGCGGACCACCAGTTGAACGAAGGGCGCGATCTGACGGTTACGACCGATTTCCGCAAGGTGCTTGCTGAAGCAGCGTTCAGAACGCTTGGGTCACGAAACCTTGAAGTGGTCTTTCCGGGGTACGAAATCAGGCCCCAGGAGTTTGTTAACTTCATCTAA
- a CDS encoding Rieske (2Fe-2S) protein: MPFDSVKEDAVWQRLCSVAEAPAPGAVMEVETGGQAVCLANVGGELAALDNICPHRLGPLGQGWIEGGAVVCPWHCWVFDVKTGVAAYPDKGQVAVFPLRVEGESVLIALPEREPQTEPSVDEENF, from the coding sequence ATGCCGTTCGATTCGGTGAAAGAAGACGCGGTGTGGCAGAGGCTCTGCAGCGTGGCTGAGGCGCCTGCGCCTGGTGCGGTGATGGAGGTTGAGACGGGTGGGCAGGCGGTTTGTCTGGCGAATGTGGGCGGAGAGCTGGCGGCGCTGGACAATATCTGCCCGCACAGGCTGGGGCCGTTGGGGCAGGGATGGATTGAGGGCGGTGCGGTGGTGTGTCCGTGGCACTGCTGGGTGTTTGATGTGAAGACGGGCGTGGCGGCTTATCCCGACAAGGGGCAGGTTGCGGTGTTTCCGCTACGGGTTGAAGGGGAGAGCGTTTTGATCGCTCTGCCGGAGCGTGAACCACAGACGGAACCTTCAGTGGATGAGGAAAACTTTTAA
- a CDS encoding alpha-ketoacid dehydrogenase subunit alpha/beta: MARQSGLMENSKKAAVATATLSREQLIEFYRLMYLSRRTDDREIVLKRQQKIFFQVSCAGHEALLVAAGMALRPGYDWFFPYYRDRAICLTVGNTVEEQLLQAVGAAEDTASGGRQMPSHWSSTKLNIVSTSSSTATQCLHAIGCAEAGRYFSRHPEAAAKHDGDYRQFKDVKFHGDEVVYVSIGEGSTSQGEFWESLNTASNEKLPVLFVVEDNGYAISTPVEANTPGGNISHLVANFPNFHFAEIDGTDPIASYEAMVEAVAYCRSGRGPALVHGHVIRPYSHSLSDDERNYRSAAELEADALRDPIARMQMWLLREGILDADAINRLERSVDDEVQRAADHAVHAALPAVESITRHVYSEDLKPTDARFNVEPETTADTSERTMADLINACLKDEMRRDERIVVFGEDVADATRDEALRAGKLKGKGGVFKLTSGLQTEFGNDRCFNSPLAEANIMGRAIGMAVRGLKPVVEIQFFDYIWPAMHQMRNELALMRWRSNGTYSCPVVIRVPIGGYLTGGSIYHSQSGESIFTHTPGVRVVMPSNALDALGLLRTAIRCDDPVLFLEHKRLYRETFGRAAYPGPDYTIPFGKARIVQKGKDMTVLTYGAVVPRAMQAAQKIFRESGIEVELIDLRSLSPYDWETIAASVKKTNRVIIAHEDMLSWGYGAEIAARIGDELFHDLDAPVRRVAAMDTFVAYQPVLEDAILPQADDLYKAMAEMAVF, translated from the coding sequence ATGGCAAGACAATCCGGTTTGATGGAGAACAGCAAGAAGGCGGCCGTTGCCACGGCCACGTTGAGCCGTGAACAGTTGATTGAGTTTTACCGGCTGATGTATCTGTCGCGCCGCACGGACGACCGCGAGATCGTCCTCAAGCGGCAGCAGAAGATATTCTTCCAGGTCTCCTGCGCTGGGCACGAGGCGCTGCTGGTGGCTGCCGGGATGGCGTTGCGTCCGGGGTACGACTGGTTCTTTCCGTACTATCGCGATCGCGCGATCTGCCTGACGGTGGGCAACACGGTTGAAGAGCAGCTGCTGCAGGCTGTTGGCGCAGCGGAGGACACGGCCAGCGGCGGACGCCAGATGCCTTCGCACTGGTCGAGCACAAAGCTGAATATTGTTTCGACGTCTTCGTCGACGGCGACGCAGTGCCTGCATGCTATCGGGTGCGCGGAGGCGGGGCGATATTTCTCGCGTCATCCTGAGGCTGCGGCGAAGCATGACGGCGACTATCGCCAGTTCAAGGATGTGAAGTTTCACGGCGATGAAGTTGTGTATGTTTCCATCGGTGAAGGATCGACCAGCCAGGGCGAGTTCTGGGAGTCGCTGAACACGGCTTCGAATGAGAAGCTGCCGGTGCTGTTTGTGGTGGAAGACAACGGCTACGCTATCTCGACGCCGGTGGAGGCGAATACACCGGGGGGAAATATCTCTCATCTGGTGGCGAACTTCCCGAACTTCCACTTTGCGGAGATTGATGGCACGGATCCGATTGCGAGCTATGAGGCGATGGTGGAGGCGGTGGCGTATTGCCGCTCGGGGCGTGGACCTGCGCTGGTGCATGGGCATGTGATTCGGCCTTATTCGCATTCGTTGAGCGATGATGAGCGGAACTATCGCTCTGCGGCGGAGCTTGAAGCCGATGCGCTGCGCGACCCGATTGCGCGGATGCAGATGTGGTTGTTGCGCGAAGGGATTCTCGATGCCGATGCGATCAACCGGCTGGAGCGGAGTGTAGACGACGAGGTGCAGCGTGCTGCGGACCACGCGGTTCATGCGGCGCTGCCAGCGGTCGAGTCGATCACGCGGCATGTCTACTCGGAGGACCTGAAGCCCACGGATGCGCGCTTCAATGTTGAACCGGAGACGACGGCGGATACCTCTGAACGCACGATGGCCGACCTGATCAACGCGTGCCTGAAGGACGAGATGCGGCGTGACGAGCGGATCGTCGTCTTTGGCGAAGACGTGGCCGATGCGACGCGCGATGAGGCGTTGCGCGCGGGCAAGCTGAAGGGCAAGGGCGGCGTCTTCAAGCTGACGTCGGGATTGCAGACGGAGTTTGGAAACGACCGCTGCTTCAACTCGCCGCTCGCCGAGGCGAACATTATGGGACGCGCCATCGGCATGGCTGTGCGCGGATTGAAGCCAGTAGTGGAGATTCAGTTCTTCGACTACATCTGGCCGGCGATGCACCAGATGCGCAATGAACTGGCGCTGATGCGCTGGCGGTCGAACGGAACCTATAGCTGCCCGGTGGTGATTCGTGTGCCGATTGGCGGCTACCTGACGGGAGGGTCGATCTATCACTCGCAGTCGGGCGAGAGCATCTTTACCCATACGCCGGGCGTGCGGGTGGTGATGCCGTCGAATGCGCTGGATGCGCTGGGGCTGCTGCGGACGGCGATTCGCTGCGATGACCCGGTGCTGTTTCTTGAGCACAAGCGGCTGTACCGCGAGACGTTTGGCCGTGCGGCGTATCCGGGGCCTGATTACACGATTCCGTTTGGCAAGGCGAGGATTGTGCAGAAGGGCAAGGACATGACTGTGCTGACGTATGGCGCGGTGGTGCCACGCGCGATGCAGGCGGCGCAGAAGATATTCCGCGAGTCTGGTATCGAGGTTGAGTTGATCGATTTGAGGAGCTTGTCGCCTTATGACTGGGAGACGATTGCCGCAAGCGTGAAGAAGACGAACCGCGTCATCATTGCGCATGAAGACATGTTGAGCTGGGGCTATGGTGCGGAGATTGCCGCGCGGATTGGCGATGAGCTGTTCCACGATCTGGACGCTCCGGTTCGGCGTGTGGCTGCGATGGATACCTTCGTGGCGTACCAGCCAGTGCTGGAAGATGCGATTCTGCCCCAGGCGGACGATCTCTATAAAGCGATGGCCGAGATGGCGGTGTTTTAG